A single region of the Microtus ochrogaster isolate Prairie Vole_2 chromosome 2, MicOch1.0, whole genome shotgun sequence genome encodes:
- the LOC101992452 gene encoding olfactory receptor 10C1-like isoform X1 — translation MSVNCSLWQENNLSVKRFAFAKFSEVPGECFLLFTLILLMFLVSLTGNALIALAIFTSPALHTPMYFFLANLSLLEIGYTCSVIPKMLQSLVSESRGISREGCATQMFFFSLFYGSASITYLRPKASHSPGMDKFLALFYTAVTSMLNPIIYSLRNKEVKAALRRTLGLRKVLSRNR, via the exons ATGAGTGTCAATTGCTCTTTATGGCAGGAGAACAACTTGTCTGTCAAACGCTTTGCATTTGCCAAGTTCTCTGAGGTCCCTGGAGAGTGCTTCCTCCTGTTCACCCTCATCCTCCTCATGTTCTTGGTATCACTGACAGGCAATGCACTCATAGCCCTTGCCATCTTTACCAGTCCAGccctgcacacacccatgtacttttTCCTGGCCAACTTGTCTCTCCTAGAGATTGGCTACACTTGCTCTGTCATACCCAAGATGCTGCAGAGTCTTGTGAGTGAGTCCCGAGGGATCTCTCGGGAGGGTTGTGCCACACagatgtttttcttctc ACTCTTCTATGGCTCAGCATCTATAACCTACTTGAGGCCCAAGGCTAGTCACTCACCAGGAATGGATAAATTCTTGGCCCTCTTCTATACAGCGGTGACATCCATGCTGAACCCCATCATCTATAGTTTACGgaacaaggaagtcaaggcagcactGAGGAGAACTCTGGGCCTGAGAAAAGTTCTGAGCAGGAATAGGTAA
- the LOC101992452 gene encoding olfactory receptor 10C1-like isoform X2, with the protein MSVNCSLWQENNLSVKRFAFAKFSEVPGECFLLFTLILLMFLVSLTGNALIALAIFTSPALHTPMYFFLANLSLLEIGYTCSVIPKMLQSLVSESRGISREGCATQMFFFSFFGITECFLLAAMAFDRCTAICSPLHYAARMSRGVCAHLAMVSWGMGCIVGLGQTNFIFSLDFCGSCEIDHFFCDLPPLLALACGDTSQNEAAVFVVAVLCISSPFLLIISSYVRILIAVLMMPSPEGRHKALSTCSSHLLVVTLFYGSASITYLRPKASHSPGMDKFLALFYTAVTSMLNPIIYSLRNKEVKAALRRTLGLRKVLSRNR; encoded by the coding sequence ATGAGTGTCAATTGCTCTTTATGGCAGGAGAACAACTTGTCTGTCAAACGCTTTGCATTTGCCAAGTTCTCTGAGGTCCCTGGAGAGTGCTTCCTCCTGTTCACCCTCATCCTCCTCATGTTCTTGGTATCACTGACAGGCAATGCACTCATAGCCCTTGCCATCTTTACCAGTCCAGccctgcacacacccatgtacttttTCCTGGCCAACTTGTCTCTCCTAGAGATTGGCTACACTTGCTCTGTCATACCCAAGATGCTGCAGAGTCTTGTGAGTGAGTCCCGAGGGATCTCTCGGGAGGGTTGTGCCACACagatgtttttcttctcattctttggAATAACTGAGTGCTTCCTATTGGCAGCCATGGCTTTTGACCGCTGCACGGCCATATGCTCCCCACTCCACTATGCAGCCAGAATGAGCCGTGGGGTATGTGCCCATTTGGCAATGGTTTCATGGGGAATGGGATGCATAGTAGGGTTGGGACagaccaattttattttttctttggacTTCTGTGGGTCCTGTGAGATAGaccacttcttctgtgacctTCCACCCCTCCTGGCACTTGCCTGTGGAGATACATCCCAAAACGAGGCTGCCGTCTTTGTGGTGGCAGTACTATGCATATCCAGCCCATTTTTACTGATCATTTCTTCCTATGTCCGGATTCTGATTGCAGTGCTGATGATGCCTTCACCTGAGGGACGTCATAAAGCTCTCTCTACCTGTTCCTCACACTTACTTGTAGTCACACTCTTCTATGGCTCAGCATCTATAACCTACTTGAGGCCCAAGGCTAGTCACTCACCAGGAATGGATAAATTCTTGGCCCTCTTCTATACAGCGGTGACATCCATGCTGAACCCCATCATCTATAGTTTACGgaacaaggaagtcaaggcagcactGAGGAGAACTCTGGGCCTGAGAAAAGTTCTGAGCAGGAATAGGTAA